A genomic region of Caulobacter vibrioides contains the following coding sequences:
- a CDS encoding FtsB family cell division protein has translation MFARLQPFLPTAAIFFLIFYFAFHALTGDRGLLSISQRNADLAAKTRELRKIRAERMDLEARARLLRSGSLSADLLEERARSLLGYADPRDYVIRVKRSR, from the coding sequence ATGTTCGCCCGACTGCAACCCTTCCTGCCGACTGCGGCGATCTTTTTCCTGATTTTCTACTTCGCCTTTCACGCTCTGACGGGTGATCGGGGGCTGCTTTCCATTTCGCAGCGCAATGCGGACCTCGCAGCAAAAACGAGAGAACTCAGGAAGATACGCGCAGAGAGGATGGACCTGGAGGCCCGCGCTCGTCTATTACGCAGCGGCAGTCTGTCGGCTGATCTTTTGGAGGAGCGCGCGCGCTCGCTTCTAGGATACGCCGATCCGAGGGACTATGTGATCCGGGTCAAGCGCTCGCGCTGA
- the pdhA gene encoding pyruvate dehydrogenase (acetyl-transferring) E1 component subunit alpha, which yields MARTRKADASEGKAPETGVNAFVGKDELLKFYQDMLLIRRFEERAGQLYGMGLIGGFCHLYIGQEAIAVGMQSISQKGDQIITGYRDHGHMLAAGMDPREVMAELTGRAGGSSKGKGGSMHMFDIATGFYGGHGIVGAQVALGTGLALANSYRNNGNVSYAYMGDGAANQGQVYESFNMAQLWKLPVVYVIENNQYAMGTAVERAASETAFHKRGVSFRIPGEEVDGMDVIAVREAGARATEHARSGQGPYILEMKTYRYRGHSMSDPAKYRTKEEVDEVKTTRDPIDHIKERLAKAGVTEDDLKGVDAEVKRIVAEAAEFARTSPEPDPSELYTDVYLEAAE from the coding sequence ATGGCGCGCACGCGCAAGGCTGATGCCTCCGAGGGGAAGGCGCCGGAAACCGGTGTCAACGCCTTCGTCGGCAAGGACGAACTCCTGAAATTCTATCAGGACATGCTGCTCATCCGCCGCTTCGAGGAGCGTGCTGGACAGCTGTACGGCATGGGCCTGATCGGCGGCTTCTGCCACCTGTACATTGGCCAGGAAGCCATCGCGGTCGGCATGCAGTCGATCTCGCAGAAGGGCGACCAGATCATCACGGGCTACCGTGACCACGGCCACATGCTGGCCGCGGGCATGGATCCTCGCGAAGTGATGGCCGAGCTGACCGGCCGAGCCGGCGGTTCGTCCAAGGGCAAGGGCGGGTCGATGCACATGTTCGACATCGCCACCGGCTTCTACGGCGGTCACGGCATCGTCGGCGCCCAGGTGGCGCTCGGCACCGGTCTGGCGCTGGCCAACAGCTACCGCAACAACGGCAACGTCTCCTACGCCTATATGGGCGACGGCGCGGCCAACCAGGGTCAGGTCTACGAGAGCTTCAACATGGCCCAGCTTTGGAAGCTGCCGGTCGTGTACGTGATCGAGAACAACCAGTACGCCATGGGCACCGCCGTCGAGCGCGCCGCCTCGGAAACCGCGTTCCACAAGCGCGGCGTCTCGTTCCGCATCCCGGGCGAGGAAGTCGATGGCATGGACGTCATCGCCGTCCGCGAAGCCGGCGCCCGCGCCACTGAGCACGCCCGCAGCGGCCAAGGTCCCTACATCCTCGAGATGAAGACCTATCGCTATCGCGGCCACTCGATGTCGGACCCGGCCAAGTATCGCACCAAGGAAGAGGTCGACGAGGTCAAGACGACCCGCGATCCGATCGACCACATCAAGGAACGCCTGGCCAAGGCCGGCGTCACCGAAGACGACCTGAAGGGCGTCGACGCCGAAGTGAAGCGCATTGTCGCCGAGGCCGCCGAGTTCGCCCGCACGAGCCCCGAGCCCGATCCCTCGGAACTGTATACCGACGTCTACCTGGAGGCCGCCGAGTGA
- a CDS encoding pyruvate dehydrogenase complex E1 component subunit beta, with protein MTDILMPALSPTMEEGTLAKWLVKEGDTIKAGDVIAEIETDKATMEVEAVDEGVIEAILVPAGSENVKVNTLIARLKGEGEAAAPAAAAAPVAEAAPVVVAAPAAGGPISAASTFADPEIPAGAALKKITVRDALRDAMAEEMRRDDRVFLMGEEVAQYQGAYKVSRELLQEFGDRRVIDTPITEHGFAGMGVGAAMAGLKPIVEFMTWNFAMQAIDHIINSAAKTLYMSGGQIKSSIVFRGPNGAASRVGAQHSQDYAAWYGNVPGLKVIAPYDAADAKGLLKAAIRDPNPVVFLEHEMMYGHEFDIPDVEDWVVPIGKAKVRRQGSDVTLVAYSRMVGFALKAAEELEKEGIAAEVVDLRTIRPMDHATILESVKKTNRLVTVEEGWGPMGVGAEIVARITEFGFDYLDAPPLRVCQEDVPLPYAANLEALSLPSVEKIVKAAKAVCYR; from the coding sequence GTGACGGACATCCTGATGCCCGCGCTTTCCCCGACGATGGAGGAAGGCACCCTGGCCAAGTGGCTGGTGAAGGAAGGCGACACCATCAAGGCCGGCGACGTGATCGCCGAGATCGAGACCGACAAGGCGACGATGGAAGTCGAAGCCGTGGACGAGGGCGTGATCGAAGCCATCCTGGTTCCGGCCGGCAGCGAGAACGTCAAGGTCAACACCCTGATCGCGCGTCTGAAGGGCGAGGGCGAAGCTGCGGCTCCTGCTGCGGCCGCCGCGCCCGTCGCCGAGGCCGCCCCGGTCGTCGTCGCGGCTCCGGCCGCCGGTGGCCCGATCTCCGCCGCGTCGACCTTCGCCGATCCGGAAATCCCGGCCGGCGCGGCGCTGAAGAAGATCACGGTCCGTGACGCCCTGCGCGACGCGATGGCCGAGGAAATGCGCCGCGATGACCGCGTGTTCCTGATGGGTGAGGAAGTCGCCCAGTACCAGGGCGCCTACAAGGTCAGCCGTGAGCTGCTGCAGGAGTTCGGCGACCGTCGCGTCATCGACACCCCGATCACCGAGCACGGCTTCGCCGGCATGGGCGTCGGCGCGGCCATGGCCGGCCTGAAGCCGATCGTCGAGTTCATGACCTGGAACTTCGCCATGCAGGCGATCGACCACATCATCAACTCGGCGGCCAAGACGCTCTACATGTCGGGCGGCCAGATCAAGTCGTCGATCGTGTTCCGCGGCCCGAACGGCGCGGCCTCGCGCGTCGGCGCCCAGCACAGCCAGGACTACGCCGCCTGGTACGGCAACGTCCCGGGCCTGAAGGTCATCGCGCCTTACGACGCCGCTGACGCCAAGGGTCTGCTCAAGGCCGCCATCCGCGATCCGAACCCGGTCGTCTTCCTCGAACACGAGATGATGTACGGCCACGAGTTCGACATCCCGGACGTCGAGGACTGGGTCGTGCCGATCGGCAAGGCCAAGGTCCGTCGCCAAGGCTCGGACGTCACGCTGGTGGCCTACAGCCGTATGGTCGGTTTCGCCCTGAAGGCGGCCGAGGAGCTGGAAAAGGAAGGCATCGCCGCCGAGGTCGTCGACCTGCGCACGATCCGTCCGATGGACCACGCGACCATCCTGGAAAGCGTCAAGAAGACCAACCGTCTGGTCACGGTCGAGGAAGGCTGGGGCCCGATGGGCGTCGGCGCCGAGATCGTCGCCCGCATCACCGAGTTCGGCTTCGACTACCTGGACGCCCCGCCGCTGCGGGTCTGCCAGGAAGACGTGCCGCTGCCTTATGCGGCGAACCTGGAAGCCCTGAGCCTGCCGTCGGTCGAGAAGATCGTGAAGGCGGCCAAGGCGGTCTGCTACCGCTAA
- a CDS encoding pyruvate dehydrogenase complex dihydrolipoamide acetyltransferase, with protein MSIDILMPALSPTMEEGTLAKWHVKVGDTVKAGDVIAEIETDKATMEVEAVDEGVVEAILVEAGTENVKVNALIAKLAGEGDSPAPAPKVEAPKAAAAAPVPAAAPAPAVPAPAAPVAADGSRVLASPLARRLASAAGLDLKAIKGTGPHGRVIKSDVEAAKSGAPAAKVAPAAAPAAVAPAAAAAPRQIQSLEQMGIPAGSYDLVPLDGMRKTIARRMTESFRDVPHFPLTIDLEIDALLAARAKINSLLEKQGVKVSVNDIVIKAAAVALKQVPEANASYTPEGIAMHHHADIAVAVAVDGGLITPIIRKAETKGLAQISAEMKDLAQRAKDKKLKPEEFQGGTFSISNLGMFGIKSFASIINEPQAAIMSVGAGEQRPVVKNGQLAVATVMTVTLTCDHRVVDGSVGAKFLAAFKPLIEEPLTLIV; from the coding sequence ATGTCGATCGACATCCTGATGCCCGCCCTGTCGCCCACCATGGAGGAGGGAACCCTCGCCAAGTGGCACGTGAAGGTCGGCGACACCGTCAAGGCCGGCGACGTGATCGCCGAGATCGAGACCGACAAGGCGACGATGGAAGTCGAAGCCGTCGACGAAGGCGTCGTGGAAGCCATCCTGGTTGAGGCCGGGACCGAGAACGTCAAGGTCAACGCCCTGATCGCCAAGCTGGCGGGCGAGGGCGACAGCCCCGCGCCGGCTCCGAAGGTCGAAGCCCCGAAGGCCGCCGCCGCTGCGCCGGTTCCGGCCGCCGCCCCGGCTCCAGCCGTCCCCGCGCCGGCCGCTCCGGTCGCCGCTGACGGCTCGCGCGTCCTGGCCTCGCCCCTGGCTCGCCGTCTGGCTTCGGCCGCTGGTCTCGACTTGAAGGCCATCAAGGGCACCGGCCCGCACGGCCGCGTGATCAAGTCGGACGTCGAAGCCGCCAAGTCGGGCGCGCCGGCCGCCAAGGTCGCTCCGGCTGCGGCGCCTGCCGCCGTCGCTCCGGCCGCCGCCGCCGCGCCGCGTCAGATCCAGTCGCTGGAGCAGATGGGCATCCCCGCCGGCTCCTACGACCTCGTCCCGCTGGACGGCATGCGCAAGACGATCGCCCGTCGTATGACGGAAAGCTTCCGCGACGTGCCGCACTTCCCGCTCACGATCGATCTCGAGATCGACGCGCTGCTGGCCGCCCGCGCCAAGATCAACAGCCTGCTGGAAAAGCAGGGCGTGAAGGTCTCGGTGAACGACATCGTCATCAAGGCCGCCGCCGTGGCCCTGAAGCAGGTGCCGGAAGCCAACGCCAGCTACACGCCGGAAGGCATCGCCATGCACCACCACGCCGACATCGCCGTCGCCGTGGCGGTCGATGGCGGCCTGATCACGCCGATCATCCGCAAGGCCGAGACCAAGGGCCTGGCGCAGATCTCCGCCGAGATGAAGGACCTGGCCCAGCGCGCCAAGGACAAGAAGCTGAAGCCTGAGGAGTTCCAGGGCGGCACCTTCTCGATCAGCAACCTTGGCATGTTCGGCATCAAGTCGTTCGCCTCGATCATCAACGAGCCGCAGGCCGCGATCATGAGCGTCGGCGCCGGCGAGCAGCGTCCGGTCGTCAAGAACGGCCAACTGGCCGTTGCGACGGTCATGACCGTGACCCTGACCTGCGATCACCGCGTGGTCGACGGCTCGGTCGGCGCCAAGTTCCTGGCGGCCTTCAAGCCGCTGATTGAAGAGCCGCTGACCCTGATCGTCTGA
- a CDS encoding glutathione peroxidase, translating to MAMSIYDYSAKTLDGQDVSLADYRGQVLLIVNTASKCGFTPQYEGLEALYKAHKDRGFTVLAFPCNQFGAQEPGDAAEIANFCSLTYDVSFPVMSKIDVNGADAHPLYKFLKKEQKGVLGTEAIKWNFTKFLIGKDGQVVDRFAPTVKPEDLKVAVEALL from the coding sequence ATGGCCATGTCGATCTACGACTATTCCGCCAAGACGCTGGACGGCCAGGACGTGAGCCTGGCCGACTATCGCGGCCAGGTGCTGCTGATCGTGAACACCGCCAGCAAGTGCGGGTTCACGCCGCAGTACGAGGGCCTGGAAGCGCTCTACAAGGCGCACAAGGACCGTGGCTTCACGGTCCTGGCCTTCCCCTGCAATCAGTTCGGCGCTCAGGAGCCGGGCGACGCCGCCGAGATCGCGAACTTCTGCTCGCTGACCTACGACGTGAGCTTCCCGGTGATGAGCAAGATCGACGTCAACGGCGCCGATGCTCACCCGCTCTACAAGTTCCTCAAGAAGGAACAGAAGGGCGTTCTGGGCACCGAGGCGATCAAGTGGAACTTCACCAAGTTCCTGATCGGCAAGGACGGCCAGGTCGTCGATCGGTTCGCGCCGACCGTGAAGCCCGAAGACCTGAAGGTCGCGGTCGAGGCGCTGCTCTAG
- the lpdA gene encoding dihydrolipoyl dehydrogenase, with amino-acid sequence MSTEFDVVVIGAGPGGYVAAIRASQLGLKTAIIERENLGGICLNWGCIPTKALLKSGEVYEQLSHLGGYGLSVEKASFDFGKIIERSRGVAKNMSGGIAFLMKKHKIEVIEGEAKLEKGAPAPKVVIALKAGGSRTVQAKNVILASGARAREIPAIGAVSDGDKIWTYRDALAPKSMPKSLVVIGSGAIGIEFASFYRALGAEVTVVEAIDRIMPVEDEEVSKAAQKAFEKRGIKFRVGAKVSKIEKTKDGVAVTVEAGGKIEQLTAEKCIVAVGIAPNNDGLEALGVSLDRGHVVTDKHCRTNVPGLYAIGDIAGAPWLAHKASHEGIHAAEAIAGYKTPNVHSPIPGCTYANPQVASVGYTEAAAKAAGIEVKAGRFPFRVNGKAVASGETEGFVKTVFDAKTGALIGAHMIGHEVTEMIQGFVTAITLEATEEDLHGVVYAHPTMSEAMHEAALDAYGRVLHI; translated from the coding sequence ATGTCCACGGAATTCGATGTCGTCGTCATCGGCGCCGGTCCTGGCGGCTATGTGGCCGCGATCCGCGCCAGCCAACTGGGCCTGAAGACGGCCATCATCGAGCGTGAAAATCTGGGCGGCATCTGCCTGAACTGGGGCTGCATCCCGACCAAGGCGCTGCTGAAGTCCGGCGAGGTCTACGAGCAGCTGTCGCATCTGGGCGGCTATGGCCTGTCGGTCGAGAAGGCCTCGTTCGACTTCGGCAAGATCATCGAGCGCTCGCGCGGCGTGGCCAAGAACATGTCGGGCGGCATCGCCTTCCTGATGAAGAAGCACAAGATCGAGGTGATCGAGGGCGAGGCCAAGCTTGAGAAGGGCGCGCCGGCTCCGAAGGTGGTCATTGCGCTGAAGGCCGGTGGCAGCCGCACGGTGCAAGCCAAGAACGTGATCCTGGCCAGCGGCGCCCGCGCCCGCGAGATCCCGGCGATCGGCGCAGTCTCGGACGGCGACAAGATCTGGACCTACCGCGACGCCCTGGCGCCGAAGTCGATGCCCAAGTCGCTGGTCGTGATCGGCTCAGGCGCCATCGGCATCGAGTTCGCCAGCTTCTATCGCGCGCTGGGCGCCGAAGTGACCGTCGTCGAAGCCATCGACCGCATCATGCCGGTCGAGGACGAGGAAGTTTCCAAGGCCGCCCAAAAGGCGTTCGAGAAGCGCGGTATCAAGTTCCGCGTCGGCGCCAAGGTCAGCAAGATCGAGAAGACCAAGGACGGCGTCGCCGTCACCGTCGAAGCCGGCGGGAAGATCGAACAGCTGACCGCCGAGAAGTGCATCGTCGCGGTCGGCATCGCGCCGAACAATGACGGCCTGGAAGCGCTGGGCGTGAGCCTGGATCGTGGCCACGTCGTCACCGACAAGCACTGCCGCACCAACGTGCCCGGCCTTTACGCCATCGGCGACATCGCCGGCGCGCCGTGGCTCGCCCACAAGGCCAGCCACGAAGGCATCCACGCCGCCGAGGCGATCGCCGGCTACAAGACGCCGAACGTCCACTCGCCGATCCCGGGCTGCACCTACGCCAATCCGCAGGTCGCCTCGGTGGGCTACACCGAAGCCGCCGCCAAGGCGGCGGGGATCGAGGTCAAGGCCGGCCGCTTCCCGTTCCGCGTCAACGGCAAGGCCGTGGCGTCGGGCGAGACCGAGGGCTTCGTCAAGACCGTGTTCGACGCCAAGACGGGCGCCTTGATCGGCGCGCACATGATCGGCCACGAAGTGACCGAGATGATCCAGGGCTTTGTCACCGCCATCACCCTGGAAGCGACCGAGGAAGACCTGCACGGCGTCGTCTACGCCCACCCGACCATGTCGGAAGCGATGCACGAAGCCGCTCTGGACGCCTACGGACGCGTGCTGCACATCTAG
- a CDS encoding DUF6880 family protein, which translates to MARKAAATAGEKPKVRKGSKTTLSEANLADLGAERLAAILLDLSSDSHVKRVLRLELFAEASSEGLALEISKRLATIGKSSSRIHWRKRPAFARDLDLHRQMIERLAQDDATAALNLMLDLLDLASPTLDRLSQPDGPIGDVFLAARDAIGAIAEKAVPEPIALAERTAKILATDYHAQMGSLASALAPAMGPQGRAHLREVLETVLAMNAKRLRGADPMAAVYKDALRRLADASGDIDAFEATFAPELRRTPLVSAEIARRLLAAGRGEDALATLQAGAPGEARGRHQTSVEERAAWEEVMLEALEATGHHQEAQKRRWAEFERTLSIPLLRAYLKSLPDFDDVEAEDQAKAVVRRFPRFDTALAFFVSWPDFQAASRLVLSRSGEINGADDVLITEAARRLEGSYPLAATLLLRASIQHVLSYGVATRYADAARQLLEAESLAAMIADFGEYPDHASFAADLRAAHIRKQGFRAELEALGATF; encoded by the coding sequence ATGGCGCGCAAGGCCGCCGCGACAGCGGGTGAAAAGCCGAAGGTGCGGAAGGGGTCGAAGACGACCCTTTCCGAAGCCAATCTGGCCGATCTCGGCGCGGAACGGCTCGCCGCCATCCTGCTCGACCTGTCCAGCGACAGCCACGTCAAGCGGGTGCTTCGGCTAGAGCTGTTCGCCGAAGCCAGCAGCGAAGGCCTGGCGCTGGAGATTTCCAAGCGCCTGGCGACGATCGGCAAGTCTTCGTCGCGCATCCACTGGCGCAAGCGTCCGGCTTTCGCCCGCGATCTGGACCTCCATCGTCAGATGATCGAGCGGCTCGCTCAGGACGATGCGACCGCCGCGCTCAACCTCATGCTCGATCTACTGGATCTGGCGTCTCCGACCCTAGATCGGCTCAGCCAGCCCGATGGTCCGATCGGCGATGTCTTCCTGGCGGCCCGTGACGCCATTGGCGCCATCGCCGAGAAGGCCGTGCCCGAGCCGATCGCCCTGGCGGAGCGGACCGCCAAGATCCTGGCGACCGACTATCACGCCCAGATGGGATCGCTCGCCAGCGCCCTGGCCCCCGCCATGGGACCGCAGGGGCGGGCTCATCTGCGCGAGGTGCTGGAAACGGTCCTGGCGATGAACGCCAAGCGGCTGCGGGGCGCTGACCCGATGGCGGCGGTCTACAAGGACGCCTTGCGGCGCCTGGCGGACGCCAGCGGCGATATCGACGCCTTCGAGGCGACCTTCGCGCCGGAGCTTCGGCGCACGCCGCTGGTCTCGGCCGAGATCGCCCGGCGCCTTCTCGCGGCGGGCCGTGGCGAAGACGCCCTGGCTACGCTGCAGGCCGGTGCGCCCGGTGAAGCACGGGGCCGCCATCAGACGTCCGTCGAGGAGCGTGCCGCCTGGGAAGAGGTGATGCTGGAGGCGCTGGAGGCCACAGGACATCATCAGGAAGCGCAGAAGCGTCGTTGGGCTGAGTTCGAGCGCACGCTCTCCATTCCGCTCCTGAGGGCCTATCTGAAGAGCCTTCCGGATTTTGACGACGTCGAGGCCGAGGATCAGGCCAAGGCGGTCGTGCGTCGCTTCCCGCGCTTTGACACCGCGCTAGCCTTCTTCGTGTCGTGGCCCGACTTCCAGGCGGCGTCGCGTCTGGTCCTGTCGCGCTCCGGCGAGATCAACGGCGCCGACGACGTTCTGATCACCGAGGCGGCGCGGCGCCTGGAGGGAAGCTATCCGCTGGCGGCCACTTTGCTGCTGCGCGCCTCGATCCAGCATGTGCTGTCCTACGGCGTCGCGACGCGGTACGCCGACGCCGCGCGCCAGTTGCTGGAGGCCGAGTCCCTGGCGGCCATGATCGCGGATTTCGGCGAGTATCCGGACCACGCGAGCTTCGCTGCCGACCTTCGGGCGGCGCACATCCGCAAGCAAGGTTTCCGCGCCGAGCTTGAAGCGCTCGGCGCGACGTTCTAG
- a CDS encoding AMP-binding protein: MPVAYDVRNGQKAIFDALIDARDKFGAKKPILEDQDRNPLTYTDLIRASFALGRKIAAMTKPGEHVGVLLPSGAGSVVTFFALHAFGRVPTMLNFTAGIRNIKAACKLAKINRVLTAHKFIELGKLHDIVDAIGEQAQVIYLEDVRGTIGLPDKLFAAAAGMFPRQFRAPAKPSDKGVVLFTSGSFGAPRGVVLSQENLVQNAMQVAAHIELDSNWVMFNPLPVFHCFGLTAGVILPILTGMKAFQYPSPLHTKQIPPLIKDAKASVLLATDTFVNQYARAAESDELSGLEFVVCGAEKVRDETHTLIKERFGGVPLLEGYGATEASPVIAVNKPKDNRLGTVGGLLPGQDVRIEPVEGIPEGGRLFVRGPNIMAGYLREDGGIDAPEGGWHDTGDVVSMTDDQWITIKGRVKRFAKIGGEMVSLTAAEDLAAAVWPDGRHAVISMPDKKKGEKLILVTDRHDADVGPLVAHAQTIGAPELSVPRKILRVTEVPVLGSGKTDYVAIQRMAETDTQAA; this comes from the coding sequence ATGCCGGTAGCTTACGACGTGCGGAACGGCCAAAAGGCCATCTTCGACGCCCTCATCGACGCCCGCGACAAGTTCGGCGCCAAGAAGCCGATCCTGGAGGACCAGGATCGCAATCCGCTGACCTATACCGATCTGATCCGGGCGAGCTTCGCCCTGGGCCGCAAGATCGCCGCCATGACCAAGCCGGGTGAGCACGTCGGCGTGCTTCTGCCTTCAGGCGCGGGCTCGGTGGTCACCTTCTTCGCCCTGCACGCCTTCGGGCGCGTGCCGACGATGTTGAACTTCACGGCCGGCATTCGGAACATCAAGGCCGCGTGTAAGCTGGCCAAGATCAACCGGGTCCTGACCGCGCACAAGTTCATCGAACTGGGCAAGCTGCACGATATCGTCGACGCGATCGGCGAGCAGGCGCAGGTGATCTATCTTGAGGACGTCCGCGGCACGATCGGCCTGCCCGACAAGCTGTTCGCCGCCGCGGCGGGCATGTTCCCGCGCCAGTTCCGCGCGCCGGCCAAGCCCTCCGACAAGGGCGTGGTGCTCTTCACCTCGGGCAGCTTCGGCGCGCCCCGGGGTGTGGTGCTGAGCCAGGAAAATCTTGTTCAGAACGCCATGCAGGTCGCGGCTCACATCGAGCTCGATTCCAATTGGGTGATGTTCAATCCGCTGCCCGTCTTCCACTGCTTTGGTCTGACCGCCGGGGTGATCCTGCCGATCCTTACCGGCATGAAGGCGTTCCAGTATCCCTCGCCGCTGCACACCAAGCAGATCCCGCCGCTGATCAAGGACGCCAAGGCCTCGGTCCTGCTGGCGACCGACACCTTCGTGAACCAGTACGCCCGGGCGGCGGAGTCTGACGAACTGTCGGGCCTGGAGTTCGTGGTGTGCGGCGCCGAGAAGGTGCGAGACGAAACCCATACCTTGATCAAGGAGCGCTTCGGCGGCGTACCGCTGCTCGAAGGCTACGGCGCGACCGAGGCTTCGCCGGTGATCGCCGTGAACAAGCCGAAGGACAACCGTCTTGGAACGGTGGGCGGCCTCTTGCCAGGTCAGGACGTCCGCATCGAGCCCGTCGAAGGCATCCCTGAAGGGGGCCGTCTGTTCGTGCGAGGCCCCAACATCATGGCCGGCTATCTGCGCGAGGACGGCGGCATAGACGCCCCGGAAGGGGGTTGGCACGATACCGGCGATGTCGTCAGCATGACCGACGACCAGTGGATCACGATCAAGGGCCGCGTGAAGCGCTTCGCCAAGATCGGCGGCGAAATGGTCTCGCTCACCGCCGCCGAGGACCTGGCCGCAGCGGTCTGGCCGGACGGACGCCACGCCGTGATCTCGATGCCCGACAAGAAAAAGGGCGAGAAGCTCATCCTGGTCACCGACCGGCATGACGCCGACGTCGGCCCGCTGGTCGCGCACGCTCAGACGATCGGCGCGCCTGAATTGTCGGTGCCCCGCAAGATCCTGAGGGTCACTGAAGTGCCGGTGCTGGGCAGCGGCAAGACCGACTATGTCGCGATCCAGCGCATGGCGGAAACCGACACCCAAGCAGCCTGA
- the lipA gene encoding lipoyl synthase: protein MATVIDTLKARGSEDRAARHPEKQNRPDTPVLRKPEWLRVRAPGSGQYNETKGIVREHKLHTVCEEAACPNIGECWSQKHATMMIMGEICTRACAFCNVTTGLPTQLDPDEPRRVAEAVAKMGLKHVVITSVDRDDLLDGGARHFAEVVTSIRAAAPGTTIEILTPDFLRKEGAENVVIDSKPDVFNHNLETVPRLYLKIRPGARYYNSLRLLDRVKQRDPSQFTKSGLMVGLGETKEEVMQVMDDMRSAGVDFITIGQYLQPTRKHAAIDRFVTPEEFKAYEAIARAKGFLMVSSSPLTRSSHHAGEDFAKLQAARRALDARTA, encoded by the coding sequence ATGGCCACGGTGATCGACACGCTGAAGGCTCGCGGCTCGGAAGACCGGGCGGCGCGCCATCCCGAAAAGCAAAACCGCCCGGATACGCCGGTGCTCCGCAAACCGGAGTGGCTGCGCGTGCGGGCTCCCGGCTCGGGTCAGTACAACGAGACCAAGGGCATCGTGCGCGAGCACAAGCTGCACACGGTCTGCGAGGAAGCCGCCTGCCCGAACATCGGCGAGTGCTGGAGCCAGAAGCACGCGACCATGATGATCATGGGCGAGATCTGCACCCGCGCCTGCGCCTTCTGCAACGTCACGACGGGCCTGCCGACGCAACTGGATCCGGACGAGCCGCGCCGCGTGGCCGAGGCCGTCGCCAAGATGGGCCTCAAGCACGTGGTCATCACCTCGGTGGACCGCGATGACCTTCTGGATGGGGGCGCGCGCCACTTCGCCGAGGTGGTCACGTCCATCCGGGCCGCCGCCCCGGGCACGACGATCGAGATCCTGACGCCGGACTTCCTGCGCAAGGAGGGAGCCGAGAACGTGGTGATCGACTCCAAGCCGGACGTCTTCAACCACAACCTCGAAACCGTGCCGCGGCTGTATCTCAAGATCCGTCCCGGCGCGCGTTACTACAACTCGCTACGCCTGCTCGACCGCGTCAAGCAGCGCGACCCTTCGCAGTTCACCAAGTCGGGCCTGATGGTCGGTCTGGGTGAAACCAAGGAAGAGGTCATGCAGGTGATGGACGACATGCGCTCGGCCGGCGTCGACTTCATCACCATCGGCCAGTATCTGCAGCCGACCCGCAAGCACGCGGCGATCGACCGCTTCGTGACGCCTGAAGAGTTCAAGGCCTATGAGGCGATCGCGCGGGCCAAGGGCTTCCTGATGGTGTCGTCCAGCCCGCTCACGCGCTCGTCGCATCACGCCGGCGAGGACTTCGCCAAGCTGCAGGCGGCGCGGCGCGCCCTCGACGCCCGCACGGCGTAA
- a CDS encoding type II toxin-antitoxin system RatA family toxin, producing MHRHVVTRVLPYTPEQLFELVGDVEAYPKFVPWITGMRTWNGRVDGAVSTVDAEAQVGFSFLREKFATRVRRDRDALSIEVSLLYGPFKRLSNGWRFLPEGEATRVEFVIDFAFKSALLDAMLAANVDKAAGKLIACFEQRARQLHGG from the coding sequence TTGCATCGACACGTTGTCACGCGGGTGCTGCCTTACACCCCTGAGCAGCTGTTCGAGCTGGTCGGCGATGTCGAGGCGTATCCGAAGTTCGTGCCTTGGATCACAGGGATGCGGACCTGGAACGGCCGTGTCGACGGCGCGGTCAGCACGGTCGACGCTGAGGCCCAGGTCGGCTTTTCGTTCCTGCGTGAGAAGTTCGCCACCCGCGTTCGGCGCGATCGCGACGCCCTGTCGATCGAGGTCAGCCTGCTCTATGGGCCCTTCAAGCGTCTCAGCAACGGCTGGCGGTTCCTGCCCGAGGGCGAGGCCACGCGCGTCGAGTTCGTGATCGACTTCGCCTTCAAGTCAGCGCTTCTGGACGCGATGCTGGCCGCGAACGTCGACAAGGCGGCCGGTAAGCTCATCGCTTGCTTCGAACAGCGCGCGCGCCAACTCCACGGCGGCTAG